The following proteins are co-located in the Lacticaseibacillus paracasei subsp. paracasei genome:
- the hpt gene encoding hypoxanthine phosphoribosyltransferase, whose protein sequence is MSSDILKVLYSQDDIHAITARLGAELKHDYAGKNPLVVCILKGAIMFMTDLVREIDDYMELDFMDVSSYGDATESSGEVKIIKDLDASVKDRDILIVEDIVDTGRTLKYLTDIFKTRHAKSVRICALMDKPEGRVVDVHADYVGTTVPNEFVVGYGLDYAERYRNLPYIGVLKPEIYAAKS, encoded by the coding sequence ATGAGTTCCGATATTTTGAAGGTGTTGTATTCTCAAGACGACATCCATGCCATCACGGCACGACTTGGCGCTGAGCTCAAGCACGATTATGCAGGGAAAAACCCCTTAGTGGTGTGCATTTTAAAAGGTGCCATCATGTTTATGACAGATCTTGTTCGTGAGATCGATGATTACATGGAACTCGACTTTATGGACGTTTCCAGCTACGGGGATGCGACCGAGTCTAGCGGTGAAGTCAAGATTATCAAGGACCTTGACGCCAGCGTGAAGGATCGGGACATCTTGATTGTAGAGGATATTGTTGATACCGGCCGGACTTTAAAATATCTGACCGACATTTTCAAAACGCGTCATGCGAAGTCGGTTCGTATTTGTGCGTTGATGGATAAGCCAGAAGGTCGCGTCGTTGATGTGCACGCCGATTACGTTGGGACAACTGTTCCTAACGAATTTGTGGTCGGTTATGGCTTAGATTATGCTGAACGTTATCGAAACCTGCCTTATATCGGTGTATTAAAACCGGAAATCTACGCAGCAAAATCCTGA
- the tilS gene encoding tRNA lysidine(34) synthetase TilS: MSPKLFQRFGFAPHTRVLVAVSGGVDSMVLLNLAVKAADLDVVVATFDHRLRPESQQEQAFVVAAAQQLQVPVVTGQWRRSDGQPTSEAAARQARYAFLAATAAEQHAEVVMTAHHADDQLETILFRLARSGDPAALIGIRADRTWHGRRLVRPLLPYSKAMIRSYADQHNVRFCEDSSNADPHYARNQLRHQVIPAFKKQNTQLLAHIQTFTMEQTGLLALAEAQLAEWLQRLQVDDATVNWRVASPQPEAVQRLLLKKILQQWQPNVDRQLLSPVLASLSGTKERRFDLGGGISIAVQSEQIVRLTRQAPVKPVTFTKLDQQHRTTRGIFSLQTSVAADKGTPVRVKLPITLRTRQAGDVVQLPNGVIQKLRRFLINTKIPAYQRDQLLVLARGHQVFWVEGQPLERLSAIDQTDILHVVLVQSPDVDKSEDKS; this comes from the coding sequence ATGAGCCCGAAACTTTTTCAACGATTTGGCTTTGCACCGCATACTCGTGTGCTCGTGGCGGTTTCTGGCGGCGTGGATTCGATGGTGTTGTTGAACCTGGCTGTCAAAGCAGCTGACTTAGATGTGGTGGTGGCAACCTTCGATCATCGCCTGCGACCAGAGAGTCAGCAGGAACAAGCCTTTGTTGTCGCCGCTGCCCAACAATTGCAGGTGCCAGTGGTGACTGGACAATGGCGGCGATCTGATGGGCAGCCAACCAGTGAAGCGGCCGCTCGGCAAGCACGCTATGCCTTCTTAGCCGCGACTGCCGCTGAGCAGCATGCTGAGGTTGTCATGACAGCTCATCATGCGGATGATCAACTTGAAACAATTTTGTTTCGGCTGGCGCGCTCTGGCGATCCGGCCGCGTTAATCGGTATTCGCGCTGATCGAACTTGGCATGGACGCCGGTTAGTGCGGCCATTATTGCCTTACAGCAAGGCGATGATTCGCTCCTATGCTGATCAGCACAACGTTAGGTTTTGCGAAGATTCCAGCAATGCTGATCCGCATTACGCAAGAAATCAGTTGCGTCATCAGGTCATTCCTGCATTCAAAAAACAAAACACGCAATTACTGGCGCATATTCAAACATTCACGATGGAGCAGACTGGCCTATTAGCGTTGGCTGAAGCACAACTGGCTGAGTGGCTTCAACGCCTGCAGGTTGATGACGCAACGGTTAATTGGCGTGTCGCATCACCGCAGCCGGAAGCTGTTCAGCGTCTGCTATTAAAAAAAATACTGCAGCAATGGCAACCCAACGTTGATCGCCAGCTACTTTCGCCAGTTCTAGCGAGTCTAAGCGGGACAAAAGAGCGGCGGTTTGATCTGGGCGGCGGGATTTCAATTGCTGTCCAGAGTGAACAAATTGTTCGCTTAACGCGGCAGGCGCCAGTTAAACCGGTCACATTCACTAAGCTTGATCAGCAACATCGTACCACTCGTGGCATTTTCAGCCTGCAGACAAGCGTTGCTGCTGACAAAGGCACGCCGGTCAGAGTGAAACTGCCAATTACTTTGCGCACAAGGCAAGCTGGCGATGTTGTGCAATTACCCAATGGCGTGATTCAGAAACTGCGGCGTTTTTTGATTAACACAAAAATTCCAGCCTATCAGCGCGATCAATTATTGGTTTTAGCTCGGGGTCATCAAGTGTTTTGGGTTGAAGGTCAGCCTTTAGAACGATTGTCGGCCATAGATCAAACTGATATACTCCATGTTGTACTGGTGCAATCACCAGATGTTGACAAAAGTGAGGATAAATCATGA
- a CDS encoding S1 domain-containing RNA-binding protein, with amino-acid sequence MAVEVGTKVTGKVTGITKFGAFVELGDGKTGLVHISEVSDAYVKDIHDVLHVGEPVTVKVLSIQDGKIGLSIRKAVDKPQQSEHENSHRESHHTPSARPSGNRYQGGARSGGGNHFGHKAQPSKDDFDAMMSGYLKESEDRLSVLRRNTEGKRGGRGGRRS; translated from the coding sequence ATGGCAGTTGAAGTTGGTACGAAAGTGACTGGTAAGGTCACCGGGATCACAAAATTCGGTGCTTTTGTCGAATTAGGCGATGGCAAGACCGGATTGGTACATATCAGCGAGGTCTCTGATGCTTATGTCAAAGATATTCATGATGTGCTGCATGTTGGCGAACCGGTGACGGTGAAAGTACTTTCGATCCAAGATGGTAAGATTGGCCTGTCTATCCGGAAAGCGGTCGATAAACCGCAGCAAAGTGAACACGAAAATAGTCATCGGGAGAGTCATCATACACCATCTGCGCGGCCAAGCGGCAATCGCTATCAAGGCGGTGCGCGTAGTGGCGGCGGCAATCATTTTGGACACAAAGCACAACCATCCAAAGATGATTTTGATGCGATGATGTCAGGATATTTGAAGGAAAGCGAAGATCGATTAAGCGTTCTTCGCCGCAATACCGAGGGTAAACGCGGCGGCCGTGGTGGTCGCCGCAGTTAA